The genomic segment CGGAAGTTGGAGGTTTCAGGTTATTCAAGATAAGAAAGAGGGCCTTGAGAAATCCATTTTTCCCCACTTCTTTTAGTACAATGGATGCGATTTCAATATCAATGATAAATCGGACCGGGCTTTTGCGAAAAAGTTcgaacaaataatatatttacttTTTCAAAAAATTGGCTTTCAGTACTCAGCgatcgatttttttttgttcAGTCCATGTATACTTTTTTAGTACCACGTTGCTAGATTAAGTGTATCACATTTCACCAACTTTCCCACTTTATTTGTTTATTTCCACAAAATATTTATGTACAGAATTGTTGGTATAAATAAAATATcgattaaaattatattttagtcTAGTTCAATTCGATTTCAGTTAACTCCAAGTTTCTCTAACAGGTTGAAGCCATGGCTCTGCTGATGGAGACCGGTTCAGAGCCGAAAACCGATGGTGAAATAATTGACCTTGAAGCCATCTCTGCTCTTAAAGAGTCTGCTGCTATTGAACTTAAGGTTACGCTTGTGGCATCGTGTTTTAGTGATAATTCTGCTTGTTTATGTCCTTTTTTAGTTattgcttttttttttcttggctATTTTTGTGGTTTCCGATATATGGATAGATACGTGTTCCATTACCTTGGATTTCTACGTTTCAAAATCACTGAATACGATGTATGCTCATCTTTCTGTTTATGGGATGTTTTTCGTTGGATGGAAATCGAAGtttgtaaaattaattctttGGCCAAGATATGTGTTTCCTGTGCTGAAAGAGAGTAAAAAACCAGAGAAAGGTGTAATTTTTGGTATGTTGTGTGGTAACCAGATTttggtgggggggggggggtgggcGCTTCTTCATTTTTGGGTGGAAGAAACatgtatttttttgaaaaaaattaagctTGAAGGTCGAAAGCCTTTTCGTCCGAGGAATATGAGTGATGCGATCATCCAGTAATATACATCCACCTCTCCTGAGAGTTGTGTACCATTTATGCTCAATCAGATAGACGAGAACACATTTACTCAAGGAAGGTCGAGCAATTGATGAGAATTATTATTTTGGTTTTCCGTGCCTTCCCAGGACAAGGGTAATGAGTGTGTGAAAATGGGGAAGAAGCATTATTCAGATGCTATTGATTGCTACACCAGGGCCATTAATCAGAAGGCCTTGGGCGATTCTGAGCACTCCATTCTTTATTCCAATCGGGCTCATGTCAATCTGCTCCTAGGAAATTACCGACGTGCTCTTCAGGATGCCGAGGAAGCTTGTAAACTAAGTCCAACAAATGTTAAGGTTGTGGCTTTATTCTCATTTCATTGCCACATGGAGTATGATTATTCATTTAGTTACTAAATCTGTTATGATATTTAGGCACTTTATCGAGCAGCCAAAGcatcattatttttaaatttgttgGATGAGGCAAAGGTATATTGTGAAAATGGTCTCTGCCAATCACCTGCTAACGAAGAATTAAAGAGGCTGTTGAATCAAATCGAAATAAAGAAATCAGAACAAGAATCCCGTGAAGCAGACATTTCTAAAACCGTGGCGACAGCTGAGGTTTGAGGTTTACGATGTTCTGACTCTTGTGTACTTGGATATCTGCATGCTTGTGATCTCCTCATTGATTTTTTACAGAGCCTTGTCTCCTCCTTGGAAGATAGGCAACTAAAAGTGGGAAGGGCAACATATCAAGAACTCACTGGAATCAAGAAACCGATGTTAGACAAAAGCAATATGCTTCACTGGCCGGTTATTCTTCTCTATCCTGAGGTTATGTCCAGTGACATCATTGAGGATTTTTGTGAGACTGACAGGTTTTCAGTTCATCTTGACATGATATCCTGGCATTTCATTTTCTTCATATGAGAAGTTTTCTGACTTGAATATAGTAATTATTTAATCAGTGTTTTCTTACATGTTAGTGACAGTTCTGTTTGAAATTCCATTTGAAAAGTTGTTGCGATCCTTAGCTTGCTAACATGTTCTCAGAAAGTAGCCCACCTTTGCCCTGGGATACAGGAAATGAGTACACTCGCGATTCTCTTGAATTATACTATGAGGTGAGCTAGTACTTACTGGATCTGGTCTATTTGAAACGTTATTTGTGGTTGGCTTGATGAATAAGAAGAATTATGATTGGTCTCTAGTGTTCGAACAACTggctttcttgaaaatttttctGCAAATATTATTTATCTCTATTTGCTCACTAGTCTTTCTAAACTGGTTGGATTTTCTACTTACAAGTATATTTTTGTCTCTAACCGGAAGGATAATGTGTCTGAGACTGAGAGTCGGTCATAAAATATTGATGTGTTTCAATGAAAAACGGAAACATTGATCGTATAATCATTTGGGAAAAGAACTCCAGTTTTGTTGATGATGTTGGCAATAATTCAGTAAATCTCTTTATTACGAGCAGCATAATATGATTTTGGCTACTCGGTGATAAGGGTGGAACCAAGGGTGCTGGAGAGGTCAGTCGACCCCCTATGTTTCATGTCCTCTGGAAAATTTACTGATCTGTGTGATAAACAAATGAATTTAATGGATAAAATGTCATACTTTTCCTCCATAAAAGAGTTTTCAAAATCAATTTGAACTAGCTCTGACTTTTGCCTCTCACACTATAAATTATTGCTCCACCTTCCCACTTCATGTTCCTTAATCATACACTCCAGTCTTAGCAAGGTTGTAAATGGCGGTCGGCGGTGGCAGGGGCGGTCGGTAGGCGGTTGAATTTTTTTCAAGTAATTTTTATAGATAATCATGCGATATAATCACAAATAGCCatcattttttatgtaaaatgtgCAACTAAATAATGTGTAAGCATAAAGAAGTTTCATACGATATAATATCATCTAGATAATGTGCAATTAATAAAGATTCATCATCATATTAATCTTCAACAATAAATCAATAATaggaaaaaaatttgatttttgaaatcacaaaatctgaaatattataaaaaaaatatgataaataataaatatgcaATGCCTAACATAAATATTCTGACTGCTGGCGGCGACAGGCAGTGGGCGGCAGACTGTGTGTGGTGGTTGAGACTTGAGAGTTGAGAGTGAAAaccaacaataaaataaagaaagtgAGGTGTGCTAGAGTTTTGATATTAAATTTAGTTGACTTTGACTAGGTTTTTAAAATTCTTGACtaggtttttaaaattgttgactacaacttaaaaatcttgacTACCCGCCTTGCCCGCCTAGCCCGTGCTCGCCGCCTCGATCCGCCTCCCTAACACCGTATAGCTTGGGCCGTCTAAAACACCCGCCTCATGCATAGGTGGTGCGGTCGAGGGCCGCATACCGCCTAGGCACCGCCGCCTCGACTGCCATTTAGAACACTGAATCTTAGAGAAGCCCGCCTAGGCGGCCGCCTCGACCGTCATTTAGAACACTGAATCTTAGAGGAGTCTTCCTTTTCAGAGAAATAAGTCTGACCAAAAATTGGATGCTGGCGGTGACTTTTTCGTTATATGAATCACCTCAAGGCTCAAGCTGATAATGTATCTAGCTCATGATGAGCTTCTATTGCAGCCTTTCAACTTAAATGATCCCATCAACTCTTTTTTTTGTGACAGGCTGGTTCTGGAGTTTGTTTATCCAAGAAAGAAGTGCTCTGTTATCTCTTAGAAGGGACAGCTGCTTCTCATCTGGAAAATTTAGGCACTGAAGGAACTTCAGTTGTCGATCATTCTTCAGCTGCAAATGGTATGCTATTACTCTCCTTTGACCAACTACATCGAGAAACTAAAATCCACGGTATCATAGAGGAATTTTGACAGATGTTATTTAGATGTGAATGTTCAGATCGAGATGTAATAATTTTTATCATGATACGGAAATCATGAGTCAATAGGGGATATCTTTGCAACTTCTTTATTGATTTCTACAATATATAGTAACTGAATGGAGTCCCTCCATCAATATTGAGAAGCATCTTGAACTTATATGGAGTTTTAGATGAGAACTTAATGTAGAAGTATTTTCCTCGAAAGTGGTTGTTGTTTCACCTTGTTGCTTCTATGCGAGGGAACACTtgaaaagattttaaaaattgaaccaTTATGGaaacaaaaaatcattttcatatGTTCATTACCAAATTCTTACGAGGCGAAAAGCTCAATTCTGCTTCCAACCTTACCAAGATTGGTGATTGTGATGTAGTGGTGATGTGTTGTAAATAGCTTATTGCTTTCCTTTTGCTGCTAAGAATTATCTGAAATGTATTATGTATATTTTCGAGAGGTGAGTGAAGAGtacaactaaatatcaagttgTGCGCTTTGATGACGTTGGATTTTCTGAGATAATACTAACATtctaatttttagaaaatgaccCAAAATGGGCCCGAGTAGATGAAAGAAAAACACTTCTTGACATTCTGAAAGGTCCCAAGTTTATTATCCCTGGAATTCCCGGTAAGTCCAGTTCACGGCACATTTTATGTTGCGATATTCCTGCAGGTTTGAAATACTGTGTTTTTTCACTATTCCTTGTGTTGGCTGCAGTATTTTTTGTTGTTTCGAAAAGGTCCAGCTTCTACAAGGATTTTAAATCTGGAAAATGGTCTCTGCCAGAGTTGTAACAGTCAAGATGTCAATCTTTTAACATTATAGGTATGTGACGTCACACTTTCATCGATCTGACAAATGATCACGTCCATGCATAACTCTGCATAGTTGATCGTGAAAAAATTGTATTTCGTTTAATGTATGATTGTCAATTCCTTGGTTTCTAACCTTTTAGTGACCAGTGGTATGTAAAACGAGCGGCGACATGATCACTGATTTTACTATTATAGCTTGCAAGAGTTATACTCTAATCAATCAATATTCAAGTACAAGAATGAAACTTTGATAAGCGGATACAGCTGTGATAAATAGATGAACTAACATCCCCAGCAGCAAAACTAAAACACACCTAATTTTCTCCAAAAGGTGGAAAAGAAGCTTGATAGAATTTGATGTTGGTAGTATGCACAATCATCAAACACACACAAAGGCTTCTTGGTGTCTTTTTTGGAGAGACATAAGTGCATACGGTTTATAATTTTTTGGTGAATGCCAATGCTGCTGCTCAAGAATGATAATCATGGTTACGTTATTTTGAAGAGAACGGCATAAGTCTGATTCCATACAGAGGTTGTCGAAGGTCTATGAATTCTTGCATGGAAGGAATTAGATATCTTGACGAgggaaatattttctttcaattaTCATTGCTCGATAAATAATCATATGAGAGAAAGTTGAATATCTATGGTTTAATCATTTGGCTACAAAGTGAGACATGATATCAATTAAAAGTTCCCCAATTATGGTCCTTGATTATTCCAATATAAGGTACATAGGTCATTACCTTTTTCTGCTAGTAGTTGCTGCTACACATTAAAAACGTAGCAAAAATGTGAAGAATTGTACATTTTACCCTTTTTCTTTCTCAGTCATGTATCACAGATCAAACTGTTTTGGCAGTGAGAAGATGGGCACGATCACGGGCCGAGTGTGATGGATTGTAGCAAGATTTCACATTCAACAGATTCTTGACTGTCGATTGCCCTCCCTTTGGCAACACCTTTCTAAAGCTCTGCATTTTGCTTCCTCTCTTTGTTTCCTTCTTCACGGGTAACTCCTGAAATATGATATAGAATAAATTATACTGGCTATGTGCATTACATTTCATTAGCATAAAAAATTTTAGGGGGAGAGGTAAGAAATTTGTTGGGCTGACGGACTTGATATATTTTGGATGataacttatattttaaaatagtgttaCATTTTTTTTAGAGATTTTTCGTTTTGAATAGTGATTATTGTTTTCTGACCCCTCTTTTACATGGGATGCTAGCTCGTTTTccatttcattttaaaaaaatcgatgATATCAAGGAAAATAAGAAAGCACTCAAATTCGAAGTCTAAAGAAATCAACTAGAAATTAGTAAGTATCTAGGAACACCAGAAAATATATTGCTGATCTAATTCTTTGAATTTATAGAGCTTGTACAGTTTTATTATCTGTCCCTCTTCTTTCTCAGTTAAAATTTTCTAAGCGTCCACCCATTGCAGCTGTAGTGATAATAGTTTTACATTCTCTGACGCCCCCAACGCTAGCTAAAAGCCTAAAACCTAGAGGACGGACTTTGAGAAGTCAAATGTGTTATTTTCCCAATGGGTATTTCAAATCTTATTTTACTTCACGTTTTACAATACAGCTTAAATCTTAAGACTCGTTAAAACTCCCTAGTCAACTCCGGCTCCTCTCAAAACTACTCCTACACCAATCAACTGTGGATTAAGAGTATATCAAACATTGACATTCGCGAGATTTGCGATAATACTCCACaaaaaaagaattaaacatTGTGGTGTTCCAAATTCAATTTTTCAGAATAACTAGGTTACCTTTAATGATGTTTTATCATCACTCAAGCCTGCGTCCCTCGAGGCATCATTCTTTCCTGAAGGCAAGCAAAATAAATATTAGTTAATTCATGATTCCGATGTGTTTGTTAACCTTGATCATTTAAAATGTTTGTTCCATGTATAAGACGTTATTTTTTCATGTTACCAATGAATGGTGCATGTTTTATTCTTATATGCATATCATGCATCTTAATATGTAGAACATGAGATTGAAACATGATACTTGTGGGATAGTAAATTTATGTTTAGTTTCTTACGAATACTGTCAATCTGGTTATCATCCATGCTATCCGTGAAATATATTCGAAAGCTCGGTGATCCAGGAAAGGTGTCATCATCCTGATGATTAATCATTCTCTCCTTATCATGTTCTCCATCCTCATCTTCGCTACCATCTTTGTCCGTCAGAATGTTTTCAATCTTGATCTCAATCTTGGTCTGATCACCCTTAGTTTCCTGCTCTTTGGGTTCATTTGTGGCCTTCATTTTCGGGCTGAATTCTGTAAGCATCTCGTCTTTTCCAGTAGGCTTTGTGGGATCTTTTCCCTTCAAACTTTCCAATTTCCCAACTGAATTTGCGCCATATCCGGTGGGTGATGACTCATTTTTCGAGGGACCGGGGCCATCTTTGGTTGGTGATGGCACATTTTTCGTTGTGTCATATTCGGATGATGAAAAATGGGAAGCATTATCTTCCTCATCTCGATCATGCAAAAGTAGCTCTTTCTTCGAAGGTGTTGAATTCTTTAGGGGTTGTGCATGCCTACGCTTTTTAATCTCCTCCAACCGGCGGAGGAAGATTGGCCGGAGCTTGGCCGGCAATGTGGTGGCACCACTGGGTTCGATTTTCGAAACGCCACAGCCCATTGTTATTAGTTATTATATGTGCAAATGTAGAGCTTGAATGCTTAGAGACGGGCTGAAAAAATGAAGGGAGAAAAGAAGTATCAATGGTCGGCAAATAGGaagaatattcaaaataaacTCTTGATGGGTGGAGACGAGAGTCAATCCTAGATTTAGGGGTTTCTTTTCTTTGTAGGGGTTTCTTTTCTTTGTGGCTGTTGGTGTAAAGTTtgatgtgatgttgagatttgGTCTTTGCCCTTTGGTGAATAAGATCCAGTGGTTACAATTTTAGTGAGATGTGGCTTTGCCGTGTCATCTTCTGTGTGTGCATATGACTtaaattatgcatgaaaattgtAAATTTAGGAGCCAAATATTAG from the Primulina tabacum isolate GXHZ01 chromosome 8, ASM2559414v2, whole genome shotgun sequence genome contains:
- the LOC142553180 gene encoding uncharacterized protein LOC142553180 isoform X1, with product MALLMETGSEPKTDGEIIDLEAISALKESAAIELKDKGNECVKMGKKHYSDAIDCYTRAINQKALGDSEHSILYSNRAHVNLLLGNYRRALQDAEEACKLSPTNVKALYRAAKASLFLNLLDEAKVYCENGLCQSPANEELKRLLNQIEIKKSEQESREADISKTVATAESLVSSLEDRQLKVGRATYQELTGIKKPMLDKSNMLHWPVILLYPEVMSSDIIEDFCETDRFSVHLDMMFSESSPPLPWDTGNEYTRDSLELYYEAGSGVCLSKKEVLCYLLEGTAASHLENLGTEGTSVVDHSSAANENDPKWARVDERKTLLDILKGPKFIIPGIPGKSSSRHILCCDIPAGLKYCVFSLFLVLAAVFFVVSKRSSFYKDFKSGKWSLPEL
- the LOC142553180 gene encoding uncharacterized protein LOC142553180 isoform X2; this encodes MALLMETGSEPKTDGEIIDLEAISALKESAAIELKDKGNECVKMGKKHYSDAIDCYTRAINQKALGDSEHSILYSNRAHVNLLLGNYRRALQDAEEACKLSPTNVKALYRAAKASLFLNLLDEAKVYCENGLCQSPANEELKRLLNQIEIKKSEQESREADISKTVATAESLVSSLEDRQLKVGRATYQELTGIKKPMLDKSNMLHWPVILLYPEVMSSDIIEDFCETDRFSVHLDMMFSESSPPLPWDTGNEYTRDSLELYYEAGSGVCLSKKEVLCYLLEGTAASHLENLGTEGTSVVDHSSAANENDPKWARVDERKTLLDILKGPKFIIPGIPVFFVVSKRSSFYKDFKSGKWSLPEL
- the LOC142553181 gene encoding uncharacterized protein LOC142553181 — its product is MGCGVSKIEPSGATTLPAKLRPIFLRRLEEIKKRRHAQPLKNSTPSKKELLLHDRDEEDNASHFSSSEYDTTKNVPSPTKDGPGPSKNESSPTGYGANSVGKLESLKGKDPTKPTGKDEMLTEFSPKMKATNEPKEQETKGDQTKIEIKIENILTDKDGSEDEDGEHDKERMINHQDDDTFPGSPSFRIYFTDSMDDNQIDSIRKNDASRDAGLSDDKTSLKELPVKKETKRGSKMQSFRKVLPKGGQSTVKNLLNVKSCYNPSHSARDRAHLLTAKTV